A window of Fragaria vesca subsp. vesca linkage group LG7, FraVesHawaii_1.0, whole genome shotgun sequence contains these coding sequences:
- the LOC101307735 gene encoding uncharacterized protein LOC101307735: MGEQELNSYSSGKRHKERNGRKAGKQYSAHGKAKSPYQDTGYTRMAPAAKEQFSTLNATYEAIWNENKSAIPPPPARKFPESSSLTKEDTGKFCGYHGEASHQINNCIELKRAVEGRLKEGKLQQYVPGQRHVGGIEVYGTINTIHGGSRIDNRSNKAKRQCTGSRDGREVFAFGSSNNQQVTTGWKSVTFLEEEEEGIRPHEDPFLVTLQLDHYITKNILIETGASVNVLFRSAWKGLHRGSNKLIQDHEPLISFSGDVVQPLGSDNFGVSMEGREGVARAIVEFIVVDCESSYNGILGRPALLKLKSFVAGHMLMMKVPTPTGVITIRGDQGAARSCYAIDNGRKRSEVLLASQAMASPSDPYMDPRDDTD; the protein is encoded by the coding sequence ATGGGAGAGCAAGAGCTAAACTCGTACTCTTCTGGAAAGAGACATAAAGAGAGGAACGGGAGGAAGGCAGGGAAGCAATATAGCGCTCACGGGAAGGCAAAGAGCCCCTACCAAGATACCGGGTATACAAGGATGGCGCCGGCAGCAAAAGAGCAGTTCTCAACGCTCAACGCCACCTACGAGGCGATATGGAATGAAAATAAGTCTGCCATTCCACCTCCCCCTGCTAGGAAGTTCCCCGAGTCCTCAAGCCTCACCAAAGAAGACACGGGAAAATTTTGTGGGTACCACGGGGAGGCAAGTCACCAAATAAATAACTGCATTGAGCTAAAGAGGGCGGTTGAGGGCCGATTGAAAGAAGGAAAATTGCAGCAGTATGTGCCCGGTCAGAGGCATGTCGGAGGAATCGAAGTGTATGGGACGATTAACACGATTCATGGCGGGTCCCGTATAGATAATAGGAGCAACAAGGCAAAAAGGCAGTGTACGGGATCCAGGGATGGCCGGGAGGTATTTGCATTTGGAAGTAGCAATAATCAGCAAGTGACCACCGGCTGGAAATCCGTTACCTTCCTGGAAGAGGAAGAGGAAGGGATAAGGCCGCATGAGGACCCGTTTCTAGTAACATTGCAACTCGATCACTATATCACGAAGAATATCCTGATTGAGACAGGAGCCTCAGTCAACGTGCTGTTCAGAAGTGCCTGGAAAGGACTGCATCGAGGAAGTAACAAGTTGATACAAGACCACGAGCCGTTAATCAGTTTCTCGGGCGATGTCGTTCAGCCCCTCGGATCGGACAACTTTGGGGTAAGCATGGAAGGCCGAGAAGGAGTCGCCCGGGCGATAGTGGAATTTATTGTGGTGGACTGTGAGTCGTCTTACAACGGGATATTAGGAAGGCCCGCCTTGTTGAAGCTGAAGTCTTTTGTCGCTGGCCACATGTTGATGATGAAGGTTCCAACCCCAACAGGAGTCATTACGATCCGGGGAGACCAGGGGGCGGCAAGGAGTTGTTATGCGATAGACAATGGGAGGAAGAGATCTGAGGTTCTATTGGCGAGCCAGGCCATGGCATCCCCCTCGGACCCTTACATGGATCCCAGGGATGATACCGACTAG